Proteins found in one Amycolatopsis aidingensis genomic segment:
- a CDS encoding sensor histidine kinase: MSTLAELLAEHTGLSGEAADHLQLVVAEWQLLADLSFADFLLWVPVDAGEQQAEAAASDPDRLGEPEGTDDFVCVAQARPTTAPTAHPEDVVGTRFTTADHPQLSRAIREARICREEDPHWYLDLPMRREAIPVSFGDTVIAVLSRETNLAAPRVPSPLEIAYLGSAADLCQMIADGTFPSAGRPTDVHTSPRVGDGLIRLDSAGGVVFASPNGLSAYHRMGHESDLVGVRLAPLTRSLIRDPFDATEVSHRVLDALDGKPSSRIEVDSRRGAVVLFRALPLRPAGQPAGALVLVRDVTEVKRRDRALMSKDATIREIHHRVKNNLQTVAALLRLQSRRTSNQEARHALSDSVRRVTSIAMVHEALSMSVDERVDLDKLLDNVLPMVGEVATAEPHVSLERSGSFGVVAAEIATPLVMVLTELVQNAMGHAFPDSRPGKVEITVERSARRMDVLIRDDGQGLPAGFSLERADGLGLQIVRTLVESELCGSLSLRGPRSGGTEAALRIPLSRRL, from the coding sequence TTGTCCACACTAGCCGAACTGCTCGCCGAGCACACCGGCCTCTCCGGCGAGGCCGCCGACCACCTGCAGCTGGTGGTCGCCGAATGGCAGCTGCTCGCCGACCTCTCTTTCGCGGACTTCCTGCTCTGGGTGCCGGTGGACGCCGGTGAGCAGCAGGCCGAGGCCGCAGCCTCGGATCCGGACCGGCTGGGCGAGCCGGAGGGCACCGACGACTTCGTGTGCGTGGCGCAGGCCCGGCCGACCACCGCGCCCACCGCCCATCCGGAGGACGTGGTCGGTACCCGGTTCACCACGGCGGACCACCCGCAGCTGTCCAGGGCCATCCGGGAGGCCCGGATCTGCCGGGAGGAGGATCCGCACTGGTACCTGGACCTGCCGATGCGGCGGGAGGCGATCCCGGTCAGCTTCGGGGACACGGTGATCGCCGTGCTCAGCAGGGAGACCAACCTGGCCGCACCGCGGGTGCCGAGCCCGCTGGAGATCGCCTATCTGGGCAGCGCGGCGGATCTGTGCCAGATGATCGCCGATGGGACCTTCCCCAGCGCGGGCAGGCCGACCGATGTGCATACCAGTCCCCGGGTCGGGGACGGCCTGATCCGGCTGGACTCCGCGGGTGGGGTGGTGTTCGCCAGCCCGAACGGGCTTTCCGCCTATCACCGGATGGGACACGAGTCCGATCTGGTCGGAGTGCGGCTGGCCCCGCTGACCCGTTCGCTGATCCGGGACCCGTTCGACGCCACCGAGGTTTCCCATCGCGTTCTCGACGCACTGGACGGCAAGCCGAGCAGCCGGATCGAAGTGGACTCCCGGCGCGGGGCCGTGGTGCTGTTCCGCGCCCTGCCGTTGCGGCCGGCCGGGCAGCCCGCAGGCGCGCTGGTTCTGGTCCGCGATGTGACGGAGGTGAAGCGCCGCGACCGCGCACTGATGTCCAAGGACGCCACCATCCGGGAGATCCACCATCGGGTGAAGAACAACCTGCAGACGGTGGCGGCCTTGCTGCGGCTGCAATCCCGGCGAACGTCCAATCAGGAGGCTCGGCACGCGCTCAGCGACTCGGTGCGCAGGGTGACCTCGATCGCGATGGTGCACGAGGCGCTGTCGATGTCCGTGGACGAGCGGGTGGACCTGGACAAGCTGCTGGACAACGTGCTGCCCATGGTCGGCGAGGTGGCCACCGCGGAACCGCATGTGAGCCTGGAGCGCAGCGGGTCCTTCGGGGTGGTGGCCGCGGAGATCGCCACCCCGCTGGTGATGGTGCTGACCGAGCTGGTGCAGAACGCGATGGGGCACGCCTTCCCGGACAGCAGGCCGGGCAAGGTAGAGATCACTGTGGAGCGTTCGGCACGCCGGATGGATGTACTGATCCGGGACGACGGCCAGGGGCTGCCCGCCGGGTTCTCCCTGGAGCGGGCGGACGGGCTCGGCCTGCAGATCGTGCGAACCCTGGTGGAGTCCGAGCTCTGCGGCTCGCTGTCGCTGCGCGGCCCGCGTTCCGGCGGGACCGAGGCGGCCCTGCGGATCCCGCTCAGCCGCCGCCTCTGA
- a CDS encoding GMC oxidoreductase — protein sequence MADALSSGDAGEVRCSPRSWPAVVIGSGYGAAVAALRLTEAGVPTLMLEMGQSWSGGQGASFCGMRSPDERSTWFAERTRAPLASFLWMDLANRDIRRHAGVLDRVDFAGMSVYVGRGVGGGSLVNGAMAVTPRRDYLAELLPCLDLPEMYRTYFPRAQAELGVNEIDPDWFETCRSYAYARLSRRQAHRAGLTTTFVPSVYDFDYLRQEEEGAVPRSALAAEVIYGNNHGKRSLDKTYLAAALRTGNLTIRPLHEVREIGLEPDGRYTLTAREIDAEGTLLGIRRFGADRLFLGAGSLGSTELLLRARETGRLPGLSAEIGQGWGGNGNVMLGRANHMWNTTGRLQSAMPALGIDNWDDPEHPVFAEVAPVPVGVETWLSLYLAITRNPERGWFGYDPATDSARLHWSATQGQPSIEAVKATFGRINRANRTIYRYDLFGGTRPFEDRFTYHPLGGAVLGRATDAYGRVRGHRNLYVTDGALIPGSTGVNPFVTITALAERNLERVLAEDLHPARSFS from the coding sequence ATTGCGGATGCCCTCAGCAGCGGTGATGCTGGGGAGGTGAGGTGTTCCCCGAGATCCTGGCCCGCCGTCGTGATCGGCTCCGGTTACGGGGCCGCGGTGGCCGCGCTGCGGCTCACCGAGGCCGGTGTGCCCACTCTGATGCTGGAGATGGGGCAGTCCTGGTCCGGTGGGCAGGGCGCGTCCTTCTGCGGGATGCGGTCCCCGGACGAGCGCTCGACCTGGTTCGCCGAGCGCACCAGGGCCCCGCTGGCCAGCTTCCTGTGGATGGACCTTGCCAACCGGGACATCCGCAGGCACGCCGGCGTGCTGGACCGGGTGGACTTCGCAGGGATGTCGGTCTACGTCGGGCGCGGAGTGGGCGGCGGGTCGCTGGTCAACGGGGCGATGGCGGTCACCCCGCGGCGGGACTACCTTGCCGAGCTGCTGCCCTGCCTCGACCTGCCGGAGATGTACCGCACCTACTTCCCGCGGGCGCAGGCCGAACTCGGCGTGAACGAGATCGACCCGGACTGGTTCGAGACCTGCCGCTCGTACGCCTACGCCCGGCTCTCCCGCAGGCAGGCGCACCGGGCCGGGCTGACCACCACCTTCGTGCCCAGCGTGTACGACTTCGACTACCTGCGCCAGGAGGAGGAAGGCGCGGTCCCGCGCTCGGCGCTGGCCGCCGAGGTGATCTACGGCAACAACCACGGCAAGCGCTCGCTGGACAAGACCTACCTCGCCGCCGCGCTGCGCACCGGCAACCTGACCATCCGCCCGCTGCACGAGGTCAGGGAGATCGGGCTGGAGCCGGACGGCAGGTACACGCTGACCGCGCGGGAGATCGACGCGGAGGGCACCCTGCTCGGCATCCGGCGGTTCGGCGCCGACCGCCTCTTCCTGGGGGCCGGCAGCCTCGGCTCCACCGAACTGCTGCTGCGGGCGCGGGAGACCGGAAGGCTGCCGGGGCTGAGCGCGGAGATCGGCCAGGGCTGGGGCGGCAACGGCAACGTCATGCTGGGCCGGGCCAACCACATGTGGAACACCACCGGCAGGCTGCAGTCCGCCATGCCCGCGCTGGGCATCGACAACTGGGACGACCCCGAGCACCCGGTCTTCGCCGAGGTGGCGCCGGTGCCGGTCGGGGTGGAGACCTGGCTGAGCCTCTACCTCGCGATCACCAGGAACCCCGAGCGCGGGTGGTTCGGCTACGACCCGGCCACCGACTCCGCACGACTGCACTGGTCAGCAACGCAGGGGCAGCCGTCCATCGAGGCGGTCAAGGCCACCTTCGGCCGGATCAACCGGGCCAACCGCACGATCTACCGCTACGACCTGTTCGGCGGCACCCGCCCGTTCGAGGACCGGTTCACCTACCACCCGCTCGGCGGGGCCGTGCTCGGCAGGGCGACGGATGCCTACGGCCGGGTGCGCGGCCACCGCAACCTCTACGTCACCGACGGCGCGCTCATCCCCGGCAGCACCGGGGTGAACCCGTTCGTCACCATCACCGCGCTGGCCGAGCGCAACCTCGAGCGGGTGCTGGCCGAGGATCTTCACCCCGCGCGCAGCTTCTCGTAG
- a CDS encoding 50S ribosomal protein bL37, with the protein MSKRARKRRARKKNGANHGKKPNS; encoded by the coding sequence ATGTCGAAGCGCGCCCGGAAGCGTCGCGCCAGGAAGAAGAACGGCGCGAACCACGGCAAGAAGCCGAACAGCTGA
- a CDS encoding diacylglycerol/lipid kinase family protein: MRAVLVVNPQATATTPGGRDVLAHALASEVKLDVVETDHRGHARDVARSAARDGIDLVVAHGGDGTVNEVVNGLLADTPPRPGVYESVPMLGVVPGGSANVFARALGHPRDPLEATHQLLHAIEERRTTRVGLGVADDRWFTFNAGLGWDADVVAGVDRRRGKRTSPGLYLRAAVACYLRPPRGRPPLTVRLPGEEAVGVVTAFVSNTDPWSYLGARPVHLNTGCSFDTGLGLFALRSLRPFTVLRHLRQALRSKSKHRGKQLLRRDDLPMVRIDAAEPVNFQVDGDLVGQRTTVEFISVPNALTVVC; this comes from the coding sequence ATGCGTGCCGTCCTCGTCGTGAATCCGCAGGCGACCGCGACCACCCCAGGTGGCCGCGATGTCCTGGCACACGCGCTCGCGAGCGAGGTGAAGCTCGACGTCGTCGAGACGGATCATCGCGGGCACGCGCGGGATGTCGCCCGATCGGCCGCCAGGGACGGAATCGACCTCGTGGTCGCGCATGGCGGTGACGGCACGGTCAACGAGGTCGTGAACGGACTGCTCGCGGACACTCCGCCCCGACCGGGGGTATACGAATCGGTACCCATGCTCGGCGTGGTGCCCGGCGGTTCGGCGAACGTCTTCGCCCGCGCCCTCGGCCATCCGCGTGATCCGCTCGAGGCCACCCACCAGCTGCTGCATGCCATCGAGGAGCGGCGCACCACCCGGGTGGGGCTGGGCGTGGCCGACGACCGCTGGTTCACCTTCAACGCCGGCCTCGGCTGGGACGCAGACGTGGTCGCCGGGGTGGACCGCAGGCGGGGCAAGCGCACCAGCCCCGGGCTGTACCTGCGCGCCGCGGTCGCCTGTTACCTGCGCCCGCCGCGGGGCAGGCCGCCGCTGACCGTGCGCCTGCCCGGCGAGGAAGCCGTCGGGGTGGTCACGGCCTTCGTCTCCAACACCGACCCGTGGAGCTACCTCGGCGCCCGGCCGGTCCATCTCAACACCGGCTGCTCCTTCGACACCGGCCTCGGCCTGTTCGCGCTGCGCAGCCTCCGGCCGTTCACCGTGCTGCGGCACCTGCGGCAGGCGCTGCGCAGCAAGAGCAAGCACCGCGGTAAGCAACTGCTACGCCGGGACGACCTGCCGATGGTCCGGATCGACGCGGCGGAGCCGGTAAACTTCCAGGTGGACGGTGACCTGGTCGGCCAGCGAACCACGGTGGAGTTCATCAGCGTGCCGAACGCGCTGACCGTCGTGTGCTGA
- a CDS encoding dTDP-4-dehydrorhamnose 3,5-epimerase family protein — protein sequence MQVRELDVRDAYEFIPPRFSDDRGLFVAPLQEPALQEAIGHPLHVAQTNHSISVRGAIRGVHFADTPPGQAKYIYCARGSLLDVVVDVRVGSPTFGRWDAVRLDDTEFRAMYLAEGLGHAFIALEDNTAMCYLCSVGYNPRAEHGINPLDPALNLPWPAELTPVLSEKDAAAPTLAEAEASGLLPWYADCVAHYEKLRAG from the coding sequence ATGCAGGTGCGTGAGCTGGACGTGCGGGACGCCTACGAGTTCATCCCGCCGAGGTTTTCCGACGACCGCGGGCTGTTCGTGGCCCCGCTGCAGGAACCCGCCCTACAGGAGGCGATCGGCCACCCACTGCATGTCGCGCAGACCAACCACAGCATCTCGGTCCGCGGCGCCATCCGTGGTGTGCATTTCGCCGACACCCCGCCCGGCCAGGCCAAGTACATCTACTGCGCCAGGGGGAGCCTGCTGGACGTGGTGGTGGACGTGCGGGTGGGCTCGCCGACCTTCGGCCGCTGGGACGCCGTCCGGCTGGACGACACCGAGTTCCGCGCCATGTACCTGGCGGAAGGGCTGGGCCACGCGTTCATCGCGCTGGAGGACAACACGGCGATGTGCTACCTGTGCTCGGTGGGCTACAACCCGCGGGCCGAGCACGGCATCAACCCCCTGGACCCGGCGCTGAACCTGCCATGGCCCGCCGAGCTCACCCCGGTGCTGTCGGAGAAGGACGCCGCGGCGCCCACCCTGGCCGAGGCCGAGGCGAGCGGCCTGCTGCCCTGGTACGCCGACTGCGTTGCGCACTACGAGAAGCTGCGCGCGGGGTGA
- a CDS encoding WhiB family transcriptional regulator — translation MDWRHRAACRDEDPELFFPVGTSGPAISQIAQAKAVCHRCTVASDCLAWALASGQDAGVWGGMSEEERRALKRRRAHIGTRSNA, via the coding sequence ATGGACTGGCGCCACCGCGCGGCCTGCCGAGACGAGGACCCCGAACTGTTCTTCCCCGTGGGAACGAGCGGTCCTGCGATCTCGCAGATCGCCCAGGCTAAAGCTGTGTGCCACCGCTGCACTGTCGCGTCGGACTGCTTGGCCTGGGCACTGGCCAGCGGCCAGGACGCCGGCGTGTGGGGCGGTATGAGCGAGGAAGAGCGTCGTGCGCTGAAGCGCCGTCGCGCGCACATCGGTACGCGCAGCAACGCCTGA
- a CDS encoding histidine phosphatase family protein gives MRNALYLLRHGETEWSATGRHTGRTDIPLTAAGERQARGAGETLGRLRDPDAPEPVVLASPRSRAMRTAELAGLHPGEVTEELAEWDYGEYEGRTTAEIRRTVPGWTVWSHPSRGGETSAQVTQRARTLITRIGDLLEDTEVILVGHGHFSRVLVACWLGMSASDGVRFALGPAGISVLGAERGTPQIRHLNVPACQRG, from the coding sequence ATGCGAAACGCGCTCTACCTCCTGCGACACGGCGAGACGGAGTGGTCAGCCACCGGGCGGCACACCGGACGCACCGACATCCCGCTGACCGCGGCCGGCGAACGGCAGGCGCGCGGGGCGGGCGAGACGCTCGGCAGGCTGCGCGACCCCGATGCGCCGGAACCGGTGGTGCTGGCCAGCCCGCGCAGCCGGGCGATGCGCACGGCCGAGCTGGCCGGGCTGCACCCCGGCGAGGTCACCGAGGAGCTGGCGGAGTGGGACTACGGCGAGTACGAGGGCCGCACCACCGCGGAGATCCGCCGGACCGTGCCTGGGTGGACGGTGTGGTCGCATCCCAGCCGGGGAGGCGAGACCTCCGCCCAGGTCACCCAGCGCGCGCGTACGCTGATCACCCGGATCGGCGACCTGCTGGAGGACACCGAGGTGATCCTGGTCGGCCACGGCCACTTCAGCCGGGTGCTGGTCGCCTGCTGGCTCGGGATGTCCGCGAGTGACGGGGTGCGCTTCGCGCTGGGGCCCGCAGGTATCAGCGTGCTCGGTGCCGAGCGGGGTACGCCACAGATCCGGCACCTGAACGTTCCGGCTTGCCAGAGGGGTTGA
- a CDS encoding hotdog fold domain-containing protein, protein MARNPTFAMWTRLAAKPGGRQLFSAAMCLRVPYFRTVLPSVRELRPGYCAVSAPKWWGVYNHIGTFHAIAACNLAEIAMGMLAEATVPDTHRWLPKGMTVNYVAKAETGLTAVAELSAIPEFGAEGADLEVPVTISDKAGKPVVTGTITIWVTRKK, encoded by the coding sequence ATGGCGCGGAATCCGACCTTTGCGATGTGGACCAGGCTGGCGGCCAAACCGGGCGGGCGGCAGCTGTTCTCCGCGGCGATGTGCCTGCGGGTGCCGTACTTCCGCACCGTGCTGCCCTCGGTGCGCGAGCTGCGGCCCGGCTACTGCGCGGTGAGTGCCCCCAAATGGTGGGGTGTGTACAACCACATCGGCACCTTCCACGCGATCGCGGCCTGCAACCTCGCCGAGATCGCCATGGGCATGCTGGCCGAGGCCACGGTGCCGGACACGCACCGGTGGCTGCCCAAAGGAATGACGGTGAACTACGTCGCCAAGGCCGAGACCGGGCTCACCGCGGTGGCCGAGCTGTCCGCGATCCCCGAGTTCGGCGCGGAGGGCGCCGACCTCGAGGTTCCGGTCACCATCTCGGACAAGGCGGGCAAGCCGGTGGTGACCGGCACCATCACCATCTGGGTTACCCGGAAGAAGTAG
- a CDS encoding GNAT family N-acetyltransferase, producing the protein MQQIRRVRESDVDTVVELVHELAEYEKAPHECHLEAGQLRAALFAESPALFGHVAEVDGEVVGFALWFLNFSTWRGVHGIYLEDLYVRPSRRGTGLGKALLAALAGECVRRGYARLEWWVLNWNPATEFYKSLGAVPMDEWTVYRLTEGPLRELGAQ; encoded by the coding sequence GTGCAGCAGATTCGACGGGTCCGCGAGTCCGATGTGGACACCGTGGTGGAGCTGGTCCATGAGCTGGCCGAGTACGAGAAGGCCCCGCACGAGTGCCACCTGGAGGCCGGGCAGCTGCGCGCCGCGCTGTTCGCCGAGTCCCCCGCGCTGTTCGGGCACGTGGCCGAGGTGGACGGCGAGGTCGTGGGGTTCGCCCTGTGGTTCCTGAACTTCTCCACCTGGCGCGGGGTGCACGGGATCTACCTCGAGGACCTGTACGTGCGCCCGTCCCGGCGCGGCACCGGGCTGGGCAAGGCACTGCTGGCCGCCCTGGCCGGGGAGTGCGTGCGCCGTGGCTATGCCCGGCTGGAGTGGTGGGTGCTGAACTGGAACCCGGCCACCGAGTTCTACAAGTCCCTCGGCGCGGTGCCGATGGACGAGTGGACCGTCTACCGGCTCACCGAGGGGCCGCTGCGCGAGCTCGGCGCCCAGTAG